A region from the Actinoplanes sp. OR16 genome encodes:
- a CDS encoding transglycosylase SLT domain-containing protein translates to MTSMGVNGVINRVAELKEQLGLNPPPAAATTGANGTKFASALADATSAGVAQPGKSSGPSGADVVAAAKKYLGTPYVFGSDNPSKGLDCSGFVQQAYEDLGVKLPRNSWQQAQAGRPVASLSDAKPGDVLAFNSPVDHVAIYLGDNKMIAAPKPGDHVKIQSVYEKPSHIRRVLDTVPAAAVQDMSALRPAGLRGAGSTGGVSGVPYADLFNTAGARFGVDPKLLAAVAKVESGYNPKAVSKVGAQGLMQLMPSTARGLGVHNAFDPEQAVNGAAKLLSQHLKEFKSLPLALAAYNAGGGAVKKYDGIPPFSETQAYVPKVQNALAALGG, encoded by the coding sequence ATGACCTCGATGGGCGTGAACGGGGTTATCAACCGGGTGGCCGAGCTCAAGGAGCAGCTCGGGCTGAACCCTCCGCCGGCCGCCGCCACCACCGGCGCCAACGGCACCAAGTTCGCGTCGGCGCTGGCCGACGCGACGAGCGCCGGCGTCGCTCAGCCCGGGAAGTCGTCCGGACCGAGCGGCGCCGACGTCGTCGCGGCCGCCAAGAAATACCTGGGTACGCCGTACGTCTTCGGCAGTGACAACCCCAGCAAGGGCCTGGACTGCTCGGGGTTCGTGCAGCAGGCCTACGAGGACCTCGGCGTGAAGCTCCCCCGCAACTCGTGGCAGCAGGCCCAGGCCGGGCGGCCGGTGGCGAGCCTCTCCGACGCGAAGCCGGGTGACGTGCTCGCCTTCAACTCACCCGTCGACCACGTGGCGATCTATCTCGGCGACAACAAGATGATCGCGGCGCCGAAGCCCGGCGACCACGTCAAGATCCAGTCCGTGTACGAGAAACCGAGCCACATCCGGCGGGTCCTCGACACGGTTCCGGCCGCTGCCGTCCAGGACATGTCGGCGCTGCGCCCGGCCGGTCTGCGAGGCGCCGGCAGCACCGGCGGGGTGAGCGGCGTGCCCTACGCCGACCTGTTCAACACGGCCGGCGCCCGGTTCGGCGTCGATCCGAAACTGCTCGCGGCGGTAGCGAAGGTCGAGTCGGGGTACAACCCCAAGGCGGTCAGCAAGGTCGGGGCACAGGGCCTCATGCAGCTCATGCCCTCCACCGCCCGCGGCCTCGGCGTGCACAACGCCTTCGACCCGGAGCAGGCCGTCAACGGCGCGGCGAAGCTGCTCTCGCAGCACCTCAAGGAGTTCAAGTCGTTGCCGCTGGCGCTCGCGGCGTACAACGCGGGTGGCGGCGCCGTGAAGAAGTACGACGGGATCCCGCCGTTCTCGGAGACCCAGGCATACGTCCCGAAGGTGCAGAACGCCCTGGCCGCGCTCGGCGGCTGA
- a CDS encoding flagellar hook-length control protein FliK, whose protein sequence is MPASVTGPDRRPTTDSTRRAGGRRDEGGSDFGSALSAEMGRPDDEEKKAPDAAKRAGTDQATANRAASIRSAERAADDQAAANRAALDRSVANRAASDRSLMNRALKDDDTNRLDSNRTGSARAAATAAADRAADQRAAASRAADQRSAASRAADQRDAGRTAGQRAEDQRVADRAADRAADRAADRAAANRDADRNAAARATANRALANRALTNRAIANRAAQPFAKPAVTERPAAERPSTDGTHAADADRATTTDRAGATDRAAGRSATGRSTAGRAGAGSADRAAADGAGTDRAGTDRTGTDRAEEAADSAKAADRTGTETGTGQTAAGTTATAEQLAAAAAQAGQQQGIVAGVADGAADPSAVTGVAASTGVAGATAAGVDLAGTTTGVGGTGAAGAGADGTGVGGPGSAGVGAPGTGVGGPGTGEPGVGGTGAAGQTGAGSAGGPGQAGGVPLPAGMTPVSQDMAADPALAAAAQAAAQTAATRADAAQAGTATENVQSADATATPAGDTATPGAGVAGPGGDAASANAGGGSAEGGGSEGERFPAPETAGVPAGGVPAGASGVPGAGQTDPAAAAGMPPGTPGVTGPQAAAPAAPLADVPAPPPSTPVPGPPASQLAMRIVPLKLDADGVHRLTVHLHPVDLGPVQVVAEIRNGDISVQLSGGTEAGTEALRSALDDLRRELQDSGFGNCTLDLRQGTAQQGRQQFPGGGPGRRGDVPGGTNDLPAEPAPNATRRATPTGRIDVQA, encoded by the coding sequence ATGCCGGCTTCCGTGACGGGTCCCGACCGCCGCCCCACGACCGACAGCACCCGCCGTGCAGGGGGACGGCGGGACGAGGGGGGCTCGGACTTCGGTTCGGCGCTCTCCGCAGAGATGGGCCGCCCCGACGACGAGGAGAAGAAGGCGCCGGACGCGGCGAAACGCGCCGGCACCGATCAGGCCACCGCGAACCGGGCCGCTTCGATCCGGTCCGCGGAACGGGCCGCCGACGATCAGGCAGCAGCGAACCGGGCGGCTCTCGACCGCTCGGTGGCGAACCGGGCGGCGTCCGACCGCAGCCTGATGAACCGCGCGCTGAAGGACGACGACACGAACCGGCTGGACAGCAACCGGACCGGCTCGGCGCGTGCGGCGGCCACCGCCGCCGCCGACCGGGCGGCTGATCAGCGGGCCGCAGCGAGCCGGGCAGCGGACCAGCGGTCGGCAGCGAGCCGGGCCGCGGACCAGCGGGATGCCGGGCGGACGGCCGGTCAGCGGGCTGAGGACCAGCGCGTGGCCGATCGAGCAGCCGACCGAGCAGCCGACCGCGCTGCCGACCGGGCCGCGGCGAACCGTGACGCGGATCGGAACGCCGCCGCGCGGGCCACCGCCAACCGGGCACTGGCCAACCGCGCGCTCACCAACCGGGCCATCGCCAACCGGGCAGCCCAGCCCTTCGCCAAGCCGGCCGTCACCGAACGACCGGCTGCCGAGCGGCCGTCCACCGACGGCACGCACGCAGCCGACGCCGACCGCGCCACCACGACCGACCGCGCCGGGGCCACCGACCGCGCCGCCGGGCGTTCCGCAACCGGGCGCTCCACCGCCGGCCGGGCCGGCGCCGGATCCGCCGACCGGGCCGCTGCCGATGGGGCCGGTACTGATCGGGCCGGTACTGATCGGACCGGTACTGATCGGGCCGAGGAAGCGGCCGACAGCGCCAAGGCGGCCGACCGTACCGGCACCGAGACCGGAACCGGTCAGACCGCCGCCGGGACCACGGCGACCGCCGAACAGCTGGCCGCTGCGGCCGCACAGGCCGGTCAGCAGCAGGGAATCGTGGCCGGGGTGGCCGACGGCGCCGCGGACCCCTCGGCGGTGACCGGTGTCGCCGCGAGCACGGGCGTTGCCGGCGCGACCGCGGCGGGCGTCGACCTGGCCGGCACCACGACCGGCGTGGGCGGGACCGGCGCGGCGGGGGCCGGTGCCGACGGAACCGGGGTGGGTGGACCCGGCTCGGCGGGGGTCGGTGCACCCGGAACCGGGGTGGGTGGACCCGGCACGGGTGAACCCGGTGTGGGCGGAACCGGTGCGGCTGGTCAAACCGGGGCGGGATCGGCCGGTGGACCGGGACAGGCCGGCGGTGTCCCGCTTCCGGCCGGGATGACACCGGTGAGCCAGGACATGGCAGCCGACCCGGCTCTGGCCGCGGCAGCCCAGGCGGCCGCGCAGACCGCCGCGACCCGGGCGGACGCCGCCCAGGCCGGTACAGCGACCGAGAACGTTCAGTCCGCCGACGCCACCGCCACGCCCGCGGGCGACACGGCCACGCCCGGAGCCGGGGTGGCCGGGCCGGGTGGCGACGCGGCGTCGGCGAACGCCGGTGGCGGCTCGGCTGAAGGCGGTGGCAGCGAGGGCGAGCGATTCCCGGCGCCCGAGACGGCCGGTGTTCCGGCGGGCGGCGTGCCTGCGGGGGCTTCCGGCGTACCCGGGGCGGGTCAGACCGACCCGGCAGCGGCCGCCGGCATGCCGCCCGGAACTCCCGGCGTGACCGGGCCGCAGGCAGCGGCACCGGCCGCGCCCCTCGCCGACGTGCCCGCACCGCCTCCCTCCACGCCGGTGCCCGGTCCGCCCGCGTCGCAGCTCGCCATGCGGATCGTCCCGCTGAAGCTGGACGCCGACGGCGTGCACCGGCTCACCGTGCACCTGCACCCGGTCGACCTCGGACCGGTCCAGGTGGTCGCGGAGATCCGGAACGGCGACATCAGCGTGCAGCTCTCCGGCGGGACCGAGGCGGGCACCGAGGCTCTCCGGTCGGCGCTCGACGACCTGCGTCGTGAGCTGCAGGACTCCGGGTTCGGCAACTGCACGCTCGACCTGCGGCAGGGCACCGCCCAGCAGGGCAGGCAGCAGTTCCCGGGCGGTGGCCCGGGCCGCCGGGGCGACGTGCCGGGCGGGACGAACGACCTGCCGGCCGAGCCGGCGCCGAACGCGACCCGCCGGGCCACGCCGACCGGCCGGATCGACGTCCAGGCCTGA
- the flhA gene encoding flagellar biosynthesis protein FlhA, with protein sequence MKKQSISKFAVPVGVVGIIIMMVVPLPTFLLDLFIAVNITVALLTLLISMFVQKPLDFAVFPALLLVLTLFRLALNISATRLVLRDGDAGKVIHAFGSFVVGGNLVIGLVIFSILVIVQMIVVTKGAERVAEVGARFTLDAMPGKQMAIDADLNAGLIDEAGAKKRRAEVAAEAEFYGAMDGGSKFVKGDAVAAIIITLINLVGGFAIGIMQAGMAPVDAMNHYSMLSIGDGLVSQIPALLLSVATGLIVTRSATSGDMGQTVTAQLGQNKLALRIGGGAALALCVIPGLPKLPFLLVGGAVLALAQRVKDPEPEPDAAAAAAAAEAPDLPSPDSPEQLLGEMRIDPLELALAPDLVDLVDQSSGDLLDRVRALRRKMAMELGVIMPPVRTRDDLDLPLSSYAIRISGVDAGTGQAPPGAVLAIGEGLQALPGRAGVEPVFGLAGKWVPAELHYQAELSGATVVDRASVIITHLAEIVRTNASRLLGREDVRALTEMVKRTHPVVVEELTPGLLSLGQIQKVLQAMLDEGVPIRDLVRIFEALSLRAKQTVDHDSLVEAARSALGPAIAAQYASSGRLTVITLDPMLEQSLLESLRPSETGAFMAIDGMRAEAIVSEASRLAEAAEQQGLNPVLACSPQLRLPLMRLLRAGSRRVQVLSYSEISGSTAQIETIGVVNGAYAGAA encoded by the coding sequence GTGAAGAAGCAGAGCATCAGCAAGTTCGCCGTACCCGTGGGGGTCGTCGGCATCATCATCATGATGGTCGTACCCCTGCCGACCTTCCTGCTGGACCTGTTCATCGCCGTGAACATCACGGTGGCCCTGCTGACGCTGCTCATCTCCATGTTCGTGCAGAAGCCGCTGGACTTCGCGGTCTTCCCGGCCCTGCTGCTGGTGCTGACCCTGTTCCGGCTGGCGCTCAACATCAGCGCCACCCGCCTGGTGCTCAGGGACGGCGACGCCGGCAAGGTGATCCACGCGTTCGGCAGCTTCGTCGTCGGTGGCAACCTCGTCATCGGCCTGGTCATCTTCTCGATCCTGGTGATCGTCCAGATGATCGTGGTGACGAAGGGTGCCGAGCGGGTCGCCGAGGTCGGCGCCCGGTTCACCCTCGACGCGATGCCCGGCAAGCAGATGGCGATCGACGCCGACCTCAACGCCGGCCTGATCGACGAGGCGGGCGCGAAGAAGCGCCGCGCCGAGGTGGCCGCCGAAGCCGAGTTCTACGGCGCCATGGACGGTGGTTCCAAGTTCGTCAAGGGTGACGCCGTCGCGGCCATCATCATCACGCTGATCAACCTGGTCGGCGGGTTCGCGATCGGCATCATGCAGGCCGGCATGGCGCCGGTCGACGCGATGAACCACTACAGCATGCTGAGCATCGGCGACGGCCTGGTCTCCCAGATCCCCGCGCTGCTGCTCTCGGTCGCCACCGGTCTGATCGTGACCCGATCGGCCACCTCCGGCGACATGGGCCAGACCGTCACCGCCCAACTGGGTCAGAACAAGCTGGCCCTGCGGATCGGCGGCGGCGCGGCGCTTGCCCTCTGCGTCATCCCGGGCCTGCCGAAACTGCCGTTCCTGCTGGTCGGAGGCGCGGTCCTGGCCCTCGCCCAGAGGGTGAAGGATCCGGAGCCGGAGCCCGATGCCGCCGCGGCGGCGGCCGCCGCGGAAGCGCCCGACCTGCCGTCGCCGGACTCGCCGGAACAACTGCTCGGCGAGATGCGGATCGACCCGCTGGAGCTGGCGCTCGCGCCGGACCTGGTCGACCTGGTCGATCAGAGCAGCGGCGACCTGCTGGACCGGGTACGCGCCCTGCGCCGCAAGATGGCGATGGAACTCGGCGTGATCATGCCGCCGGTCCGTACCCGGGACGACCTCGATCTGCCGCTGTCGTCGTACGCCATCCGGATCTCCGGTGTCGACGCCGGCACCGGTCAGGCGCCGCCGGGCGCGGTGCTCGCGATCGGCGAAGGCCTGCAGGCACTGCCCGGCCGGGCCGGTGTCGAGCCGGTCTTCGGGCTGGCCGGCAAGTGGGTGCCCGCCGAACTGCACTACCAGGCGGAGCTCTCCGGCGCGACGGTCGTGGACCGGGCCTCGGTGATCATCACGCACCTCGCCGAGATCGTCCGGACCAACGCGAGCCGGCTGCTCGGCCGCGAGGACGTCCGGGCGCTGACCGAGATGGTCAAACGGACCCACCCGGTCGTCGTCGAGGAGCTGACGCCGGGCCTGCTCAGCCTGGGCCAGATCCAGAAGGTGCTGCAGGCGATGCTCGACGAGGGTGTGCCGATCCGCGACCTGGTCCGGATCTTCGAGGCGCTCTCGCTGCGGGCCAAGCAGACGGTGGATCACGACAGCCTGGTCGAGGCGGCACGGAGCGCCCTCGGCCCGGCGATCGCGGCGCAGTACGCGTCGTCCGGCCGGCTCACCGTGATCACGCTCGACCCGATGCTCGAGCAGAGCCTGCTCGAGTCCCTGCGACCCAGCGAGACCGGCGCCTTCATGGCGATCGACGGCATGCGTGCCGAGGCGATCGTCAGCGAGGCCAGCCGGTTGGCTGAGGCCGCCGAGCAGCAGGGCCTCAACCCGGTCCTGGCCTGCTCCCCACAACTGCGGCTGCCACTGATGCGACTGCTGCGGGCCGGTTCCCGCCGAGTTCAGGTGCTGTCGTACAGCGAAATCTCTGGTTCCACCGCACAGATCGAGACGATAGGGGTGGTGAACGGTGCCTACGCGGGTGCTGCTTGA